One Cohnella candidum genomic region harbors:
- a CDS encoding MBL fold metallo-hydrolase, producing MGLRFTVLASGSTGNATVVSSDAATVLVDVGLSGKKIEELMQQRGVAGNELDAVFVTHEHSDHIKGLGAFARKFELPVYANEKTWAAMHKHVGELPDHQRKVLDTDSAMELFDLKIESYAISHDAAEPVGYCFESGGRKLSLATDMGYMSDKVMAKLMGSDVIVLESNHDIEMLRMGRYPWNIKRRILGDTGHLSNEAAGEALCRLLSGATRRVYLAHLSLQHNLMDLAKLTVNTVLEDNGFFYQKHEFALCDTYPDKPTEWDLLKA from the coding sequence ATGGGCTTACGTTTTACGGTGCTGGCCAGCGGCTCGACGGGCAACGCGACGGTCGTATCTTCGGATGCGGCGACCGTGCTCGTCGATGTCGGGCTGAGCGGCAAAAAAATAGAAGAATTGATGCAGCAACGCGGCGTCGCGGGGAATGAATTGGACGCGGTGTTCGTGACGCACGAGCACTCGGACCATATCAAGGGCCTCGGGGCGTTCGCCAGGAAATTCGAATTGCCGGTTTACGCGAACGAGAAAACGTGGGCGGCCATGCACAAGCACGTCGGCGAGCTGCCCGACCACCAGCGCAAGGTGCTGGACACGGACAGCGCGATGGAATTGTTCGATCTCAAGATCGAATCGTATGCGATCTCCCACGATGCGGCGGAGCCGGTCGGCTATTGCTTTGAATCAGGCGGACGCAAACTGAGCCTCGCGACCGACATGGGCTACATGAGCGATAAGGTCATGGCCAAGCTGATGGGCTCCGACGTCATCGTACTCGAATCCAACCATGACATCGAGATGCTGAGGATGGGCCGATACCCTTGGAACATCAAACGGCGCATTCTCGGGGATACCGGCCACTTATCCAACGAAGCCGCAGGGGAAGCGTTGTGCAGGCTTCTGTCCGGCGCGACCCGCAGAGTCTATTTGGCGCACCTGAGCTTGCAGCACAATCTCATGGATTTAGCCAAACTGACGGTGAATACAGTATTAGAAGACAATGGGTTCTTCTATCAGAAGCACGAGTTCGCCTTATGCGATACCTACCCTGACAAGCCGACGGAGTGGGATCTGCTCAAGGCTTGA
- the yycI gene encoding two-component system regulatory protein YycI: protein MDWRRAKSVLILAFLMLNVLLGYQLWTEWRAQVSTSVDWTSLPAETRQIMQEKKIRIDAQIPAETPSMKDLSFKLKEQPAKGDKARIPIAKPPESRIVFNTQELSDALGGTIPEIGKYAYDDPGSREGVFVLNRIVDGFPMFDIHLELYNSEQRIQSYRQDIVQTLASDVSQEQRVLPASQAVAVVINNYLPANSVIKDIRLGYHGQIFPDAETQVSAPSWRVLLENGEVYYVHAISAEVTTGKGETPPAPETK, encoded by the coding sequence ATGGACTGGAGACGGGCGAAAAGCGTACTGATTCTCGCCTTTCTGATGTTGAACGTGCTGCTTGGCTATCAGCTGTGGACGGAATGGCGCGCCCAAGTGAGTACGTCCGTCGACTGGACGTCTCTTCCCGCGGAGACGCGGCAGATCATGCAGGAGAAGAAAATCCGGATCGACGCGCAAATCCCGGCGGAGACGCCGTCGATGAAGGACTTGTCCTTCAAGCTGAAAGAGCAGCCGGCGAAGGGCGATAAAGCCCGCATCCCGATCGCGAAACCGCCGGAATCCCGAATCGTTTTCAATACGCAGGAGCTTTCGGACGCGCTCGGCGGGACGATTCCGGAGATCGGCAAATACGCCTACGACGACCCCGGCAGCCGGGAAGGCGTCTTCGTGTTGAACCGGATCGTGGACGGGTTCCCGATGTTCGACATCCATCTGGAACTGTACAACAGCGAGCAGCGGATCCAATCGTACCGTCAGGACATCGTCCAGACGCTCGCCTCGGACGTCTCGCAGGAGCAGCGGGTGCTGCCCGCATCCCAAGCGGTCGCGGTCGTCATCAACAACTACCTGCCCGCCAACTCCGTCATCAAGGACATCCGGCTTGGCTATCACGGGCAAATATTTCCTGACGCGGAAACGCAAGTTTCGGCACCCTCGTGGAGGGTTTTGTTAGAAAATGGCGAAGTGTACTATGTACATGCGATCAGCGCGGAAGTCACCACCGGCAAAGGAGAAACGCCTCCGGCGCCGGAGACGAAGTAG
- the yycH gene encoding two-component system activity regulator YycH, which yields MMEKGKSVLLGLLVALSLVQSYFLAYSMPSLEAKVKPNQDYVQTEPLGPEEKVQNLLFPEEIVLHLGGDKHTVFYPDNSPYYDLILSKLQGRDFKGFERSSVDSVDWDLVRREDQGVELRFGRPIPFKLLQGEGVFKLETDFLFSGDSIDRIWIFVRKDSEEVRTFFFSSDGRNVYESLRADLTVGDVATNVGFGQFWTPYQTTDGQLYLPEKPYSWLTQMDVPITRYTSEQMQTNLFFDPGMTRTIQENKDGNLIYTDGRRGLKIGENGGWMSYTDPVAPTEGQTDFIDNVTGAVRFVNQHGGWNGQYRLTLSPESDADNEDSADSLIRFQQYYGKVPVMPGKGLTFGYMQLLLQQGTVTSYERSLLIMDDTAKNRTSRTLPGGDPLRSLIAQASLGSRVMALFPAYRPTLEKDVITLHPVWAVRLANGSVQIVAESTAAP from the coding sequence ATGATGGAGAAGGGCAAATCCGTGCTGCTCGGCTTGCTCGTGGCGCTCAGTCTGGTGCAAAGCTATTTCCTGGCTTACAGCATGCCGAGCCTGGAAGCCAAAGTGAAGCCGAATCAGGATTACGTCCAGACGGAGCCGCTCGGTCCGGAAGAGAAGGTGCAGAACCTGCTGTTCCCCGAAGAGATCGTGCTTCATCTGGGCGGAGACAAGCATACCGTTTTTTACCCGGACAACTCGCCTTACTACGATTTGATCCTGAGCAAACTTCAGGGCAGGGATTTCAAAGGCTTCGAGCGCAGCTCCGTGGACTCGGTCGATTGGGACTTGGTCAGGCGGGAAGACCAAGGCGTCGAGCTGCGGTTCGGCCGGCCGATCCCGTTCAAGCTTCTGCAAGGAGAAGGCGTGTTCAAGCTCGAAACCGACTTTCTCTTCTCGGGCGATTCGATCGACCGGATCTGGATTTTCGTTCGCAAAGACAGCGAAGAGGTGCGCACGTTCTTCTTCAGTTCGGACGGTCGCAACGTCTACGAGTCGCTTCGGGCCGACCTGACGGTGGGCGACGTGGCGACGAACGTCGGGTTCGGCCAGTTCTGGACGCCGTACCAGACGACCGACGGCCAGCTGTATTTGCCGGAGAAGCCGTACTCCTGGCTGACGCAGATGGACGTGCCGATCACCCGCTATACAAGCGAACAGATGCAGACGAACCTGTTTTTCGATCCGGGCATGACGCGGACGATCCAGGAAAACAAAGACGGCAACTTGATCTATACAGACGGCAGGCGAGGGCTCAAAATCGGCGAAAACGGCGGATGGATGTCGTATACCGACCCCGTGGCGCCGACCGAAGGCCAGACCGACTTCATCGACAATGTGACGGGCGCGGTGCGGTTCGTCAATCAGCACGGCGGGTGGAACGGGCAGTACCGCCTGACACTGTCGCCCGAATCGGATGCGGACAACGAAGACAGTGCAGACAGTCTCATCCGCTTTCAGCAATATTACGGCAAAGTGCCGGTGATGCCGGGCAAAGGGTTGACGTTCGGCTACATGCAGCTTCTGCTGCAGCAAGGTACCGTTACCTCGTATGAGAGGTCCTTGCTCATCATGGACGACACCGCGAAAAACCGCACAAGCCGGACATTGCCGGGAGGAGACCCTCTGCGCAGCCTGATCGCGCAAGCCTCTCTCGGATCCAGGGTGATGGCGCTGTTCCCGGCTTACCGGCCGACGCTGGAGAAGGACGTCATCACGCTTCATCCGGTTTGGGCCGTGCGCTTGGCGAACGGCTCCGTGCAGATCGTGGCGGAATCGACCGCCGCGCCGTAA
- the walK gene encoding cell wall metabolism sensor histidine kinase WalK has translation MKLFRIFRSIQAKLILMVLMLILIAVQLIGVYFISTMKSSLIESFTSNLNYQANLLTNLTAPALSQQDKSGGALQEAGDELNALTGSLSSISGAEIQVLDASGRVLTTSKMTQPSIIGRKNTSLLVSRALQRIPDNEEEIIDDDNVRKKVIAKPVIAGGKVVGVVYITASMKDLYQTVERINRIFVSAILIALGLTALLGVLLAGTITAPIKALTRQVTEVAEGRFDQRVPVLGTDEIGQLSAAFNDMTDRLSEALALNEEEKEKLSSVLTNMNDGVLATDELGRVIITNRRAQTLLGSENWEGRTLSEALGVDKAPIAQTLEGKESWLLLRREVAEDEDEVIVRVTLTPIRRRDKGVAGAIAVLHDVTEAEKLEQSRREFVANVSHELRTPLTTIKSYAEALGDGAMEERELADRFVGVIRNETERMIRLVSDLLHLSRFDSRRLQLRREKTNMNDMLEEVVDRFSFQLRQKAITASVKVDAKLEPVWLDRDGIDQVLDNLVSNALKYTLDGGTIDLSAARTPAGLLSVVVIDTGIGIPKKDLERIFDRFYRVDKARSRNMGGTGLGLSIAREIVRAHGGAISLDSEVGVGTVVTVTLPIVQEGSEPA, from the coding sequence ATGAAGCTTTTTCGGATTTTCCGGAGCATTCAGGCAAAGCTCATTCTGATGGTGCTGATGCTCATCCTGATCGCGGTTCAGCTGATCGGGGTGTATTTCATCAGCACCATGAAGAGCTCGCTGATCGAGTCTTTCACGAGCAACCTGAACTACCAAGCGAACCTGCTGACCAATCTGACGGCCCCTGCGTTGTCCCAACAGGACAAGAGCGGCGGAGCGCTGCAGGAAGCCGGGGACGAACTGAACGCGCTGACCGGGAGCCTCTCCAGCATCAGCGGCGCCGAGATTCAGGTGTTGGACGCCAGCGGACGCGTGCTGACGACGTCCAAAATGACGCAGCCTTCGATCATTGGGCGCAAGAACACTTCGCTGCTCGTCAGCCGTGCGTTGCAGCGCATCCCCGACAACGAGGAAGAAATCATCGACGACGACAACGTCCGCAAGAAAGTGATCGCCAAGCCGGTCATCGCCGGAGGCAAAGTCGTCGGCGTCGTCTATATCACCGCTTCGATGAAAGACCTGTACCAGACAGTCGAGCGGATCAACCGCATTTTCGTCTCCGCGATCCTGATCGCGCTGGGACTCACCGCCTTGCTCGGCGTACTGCTGGCCGGCACGATCACCGCGCCGATCAAGGCGCTCACCCGCCAAGTCACCGAGGTGGCGGAAGGCCGCTTCGACCAGCGGGTTCCCGTGCTGGGCACCGACGAGATCGGGCAGCTCAGCGCCGCGTTCAACGACATGACGGACCGGCTCTCCGAAGCGCTCGCGCTGAACGAAGAGGAGAAGGAGAAGCTCTCTTCGGTCCTGACGAACATGAACGACGGGGTGCTGGCGACGGACGAACTCGGCCGGGTCATCATCACGAACCGCCGCGCGCAAACGCTGCTCGGTTCGGAGAATTGGGAGGGCCGAACGCTGTCCGAAGCGTTGGGCGTGGACAAGGCGCCGATCGCCCAGACTCTCGAAGGCAAGGAATCCTGGCTGCTGCTGCGCAGGGAGGTGGCGGAAGACGAGGACGAGGTTATCGTCCGCGTCACGCTGACGCCGATCCGGCGAAGGGACAAAGGCGTGGCGGGGGCCATCGCCGTGCTTCACGACGTCACCGAGGCGGAGAAGCTGGAGCAGTCCCGCCGCGAGTTCGTGGCGAACGTTTCCCACGAGCTTCGCACGCCGTTGACGACGATCAAGAGCTACGCCGAAGCGCTCGGAGACGGCGCGATGGAGGAGCGCGAGCTGGCGGACCGTTTCGTCGGCGTCATCCGCAACGAGACCGAGCGGATGATCCGGCTGGTCAGCGACCTGCTGCACCTGTCCCGGTTCGACTCCCGCCGCCTGCAGCTCCGCCGCGAAAAGACGAACATGAACGACATGCTGGAAGAGGTCGTCGACCGCTTCTCATTCCAATTGCGCCAGAAGGCGATTACCGCATCGGTGAAAGTCGATGCCAAGCTGGAGCCGGTATGGCTCGACCGGGACGGTATCGACCAGGTGCTGGACAACCTCGTCTCCAACGCCCTCAAATACACCCTCGACGGAGGAACGATCGACCTGTCGGCGGCTCGGACCCCGGCCGGGCTTCTCTCCGTCGTCGTGATAGATACGGGAATCGGCATTCCGAAGAAGGATTTGGAGCGCATTTTCGACCGGTTTTACCGGGTGGACAAGGCCCGCTCGCGCAACATGGGCGGCACGGGCCTCGGCCTGTCGATTGCCCGGGAAATCGTCCGGGCGCACGGCGGCGCGATCTCGCTCGACTCCGAGGTCGGCGTCGGTACCGTCGTGACCGTGACGCTGCCGATCGTGCAGGAAGGAAGTGAGCCGGCATGA
- the yycF gene encoding response regulator YycF has protein sequence MPGKILVVDDERPIADILKFNLEKEGYEVVCAFDGEAAVRLAFEEDPDLILLDLMLPIKDGMDVCREVRSRLSTPIIMLTAKDTEIDKVLGLELGADDYVTKPFGTRELLARVKAHLRRQRNLEAPRGNDDSAPQETEPQGIKLFNLFIDTDMYVVYKNGQPLDLTHREFELLHYLARNSGKVMTREHLLQAVWGFEYFGDVRTVDVTIRRLREKIEDDPSRPDIIMTRRGLGYLMRSTRMSGGPLG, from the coding sequence ATGCCGGGCAAAATTCTGGTCGTGGACGACGAGCGGCCGATCGCCGATATTCTGAAATTCAATTTGGAAAAAGAGGGCTACGAGGTCGTCTGCGCTTTCGACGGGGAAGCGGCGGTGCGGCTGGCGTTCGAGGAGGATCCCGACTTGATTCTCCTTGATTTGATGCTGCCTATCAAAGACGGTATGGACGTGTGCCGCGAGGTGCGTTCGCGTTTGTCTACGCCCATCATCATGCTGACGGCCAAGGATACGGAGATCGATAAGGTGCTGGGGCTTGAACTCGGCGCCGACGATTACGTGACCAAGCCGTTCGGCACGCGGGAGCTGCTCGCGCGGGTGAAGGCGCACTTGCGGCGCCAGCGGAACCTGGAGGCGCCCCGCGGCAACGACGACAGCGCCCCGCAGGAGACGGAACCGCAGGGAATCAAGCTGTTCAACCTTTTCATCGACACGGACATGTACGTCGTATACAAGAACGGCCAGCCGCTCGATCTCACCCATCGGGAGTTCGAGCTGCTCCACTATCTGGCCCGCAACAGCGGCAAGGTCATGACGCGGGAGCATCTGCTGCAGGCGGTATGGGGCTTCGAATATTTCGGAGACGTCCGCACCGTCGACGTCACGATCCGCCGGCTTCGCGAGAAGATCGAGGATGACCCGAGCCGCCCCGACATCATCATGACCCGCCGCGGCCTCGGCTATCTGATGCGCAGCACGCGCATGTCGGGCGGTCCCCTGGGATGA
- a CDS encoding peptidoglycan DD-metalloendopeptidase family protein: protein MADFRGTGRIRSAAAAVRGSLRHVRSYCLKGITVVNKKMLPKWSRFVGHYRSPIAATAIAVLGVGAVAIGGHQYVKAHMVDYYRVYVKGVPVGTISSSAKVEHWLSAKEAELDRADTSLLQALDGNQVTYRLERAYKARPGDEQTLAALAGKVTTHPIGVEVRIEGKTVGIVRDRATAEELLDKIKHQYVPKDAKLAFAEAEAEDSAAAAQQPRVRTMALSATVGAKKPATTAQTPKTPEHLVTSVDFVEKVDLQEVALGDGTLTDPDLLYERLTEDRPSPMLNVQSVEQVTQDEVIEATIEYKKSDDIRAGQSKMIRQGRDGKKRVTYRLVKTNGDLAEEEIVSEQILEKPVSTIILKGTKVIPGEGSGKFIWPVIGHRITSYLGERWGRMHNGIDMVGRSNIMAADDGVVEYAGYKSGGLGNMVIIDHKNGFKTVYGHMRSIKVKKGQIVEQGETIGIMGSTGHSTGTHLHFEIHLDGKLKNPTSYL from the coding sequence ATGGCCGATTTCAGGGGAACGGGCCGAATCCGGAGCGCAGCTGCTGCCGTCAGGGGCAGTCTCCGGCACGTTCGGTCTTACTGCTTGAAAGGAATAACCGTTGTTAATAAGAAAATGCTTCCGAAGTGGAGTCGTTTTGTCGGGCATTACCGCAGTCCCATCGCCGCAACCGCGATCGCCGTTCTTGGCGTCGGAGCGGTTGCCATTGGCGGGCACCAATACGTGAAAGCCCACATGGTGGATTATTACCGGGTTTACGTGAAAGGCGTGCCGGTCGGCACGATCAGTTCCAGCGCCAAAGTCGAGCATTGGCTCTCCGCCAAAGAAGCCGAATTGGACCGGGCGGACACCTCCCTCCTGCAGGCGCTCGACGGCAACCAGGTTACATACCGCCTTGAAAGGGCTTACAAGGCTCGTCCCGGCGACGAGCAAACGCTAGCCGCATTGGCGGGCAAAGTGACGACGCATCCCATTGGCGTGGAAGTCAGGATCGAAGGAAAAACCGTCGGCATCGTCCGGGACCGCGCGACGGCGGAAGAGCTGCTGGACAAAATCAAGCACCAATACGTGCCGAAGGACGCCAAACTCGCCTTCGCCGAAGCGGAAGCCGAAGATTCCGCCGCGGCCGCGCAGCAGCCAAGGGTTCGCACGATGGCGCTGTCGGCGACTGTCGGCGCGAAGAAACCCGCGACAACGGCTCAAACGCCTAAAACGCCCGAGCATCTCGTCACCTCCGTGGACTTCGTCGAGAAGGTCGATCTCCAGGAAGTCGCGCTCGGCGACGGAACGTTAACCGATCCCGATCTTCTCTATGAACGGCTGACCGAGGACAGACCTTCCCCGATGCTGAACGTGCAATCGGTCGAACAGGTGACGCAGGACGAAGTCATCGAGGCGACGATCGAGTACAAGAAGAGCGACGACATCCGGGCGGGCCAATCCAAGATGATCCGCCAGGGACGGGACGGCAAGAAAAGAGTGACGTACCGACTGGTCAAAACCAACGGGGATCTCGCGGAAGAGGAGATCGTCTCCGAGCAAATCCTGGAGAAGCCCGTCTCCACGATCATCCTCAAAGGAACGAAAGTCATTCCGGGAGAGGGTTCCGGCAAATTCATTTGGCCCGTCATCGGGCACCGGATCACGAGCTATCTGGGCGAGCGCTGGGGACGGATGCATAACGGCATCGACATGGTCGGCCGAAGCAACATCATGGCCGCCGATGACGGCGTCGTCGAGTACGCCGGGTATAAGTCCGGGGGCCTCGGCAACATGGTCATCATCGATCACAAGAACGGCTTCAAGACCGTTTACGGGCACATGAGGAGCATCAAAGTCAAGAAAGGCCAGATCGTCGAACAAGGCGAAACGATCGGCATCATGGGCAGCACGGGCCACTCTACCGGCACTCATCTTCATTTTGAAATCCATTTGGACGGCAAGCTCAAAAACCCGACGAGTTACTTATAA
- a CDS encoding glycoside hydrolase family 43 protein, producing the protein MKSGNPLFPGWYADPEARIFEDRYWIYPTYSADYEDQTFFDAFYSDDLVVWTKSERILAAEDIEWASRAVWAPSPIYANGRYYLYFAANDIQNDEERGGIGVAVALRPEGPFLDPIGKPLIDRFVNGAQPIDPHVFIDDDGTPYLFYGGWGRCNVVRLNRDMTSLDTHDNGETFIEVTPSGYVEGPCMLKRQGRYYFMWSEGGWGGPHYSVAYAVADTPIGPFERIGKILSADPEVATGAGHHGFLNVPGTDDWYMIYHRRPLEESAANHRVVCIERMEFEDDGTIRPVKLTFEGVGPQLLPPRHPGE; encoded by the coding sequence ATGAAATCGGGAAATCCGCTTTTCCCCGGCTGGTACGCAGACCCGGAAGCTAGAATTTTCGAGGATCGTTATTGGATTTATCCGACCTATTCCGCCGATTACGAGGACCAGACTTTTTTTGACGCCTTCTATTCGGACGATCTTGTCGTTTGGACGAAATCGGAACGGATATTAGCCGCGGAAGACATAGAATGGGCCAGCCGGGCGGTATGGGCGCCGTCTCCCATCTATGCGAACGGGAGATACTACCTCTATTTCGCCGCGAACGACATCCAGAACGACGAAGAGCGGGGCGGCATCGGCGTCGCCGTCGCACTCCGCCCGGAAGGCCCCTTTCTGGATCCGATAGGCAAACCGCTGATCGACAGGTTCGTGAACGGCGCGCAGCCGATCGATCCGCACGTTTTCATCGACGACGACGGTACGCCGTATTTGTTTTACGGCGGATGGGGCCGCTGCAACGTCGTGAGATTAAACCGCGATATGACCAGCCTGGACACCCACGATAACGGAGAGACGTTCATCGAGGTGACGCCGTCGGGTTACGTCGAAGGTCCCTGCATGCTGAAGCGGCAGGGCCGCTATTATTTCATGTGGTCGGAAGGCGGATGGGGCGGACCCCACTATTCGGTCGCTTACGCGGTTGCCGACACTCCGATCGGGCCTTTCGAGCGGATCGGAAAAATCTTGTCCGCCGATCCGGAGGTCGCGACGGGCGCCGGCCACCACGGGTTTCTGAATGTACCCGGGACTGACGATTGGTATATGATCTATCACCGGCGTCCTTTGGAAGAGTCGGCAGCCAATCATCGCGTCGTCTGTATCGAGCGCATGGAGTTCGAAGATGACGGGACGATCCGTCCGGTGAAGCTTACGTTCGAAGGCGTCGGGCCTCAGCTCTTGCCGCCGCGCCACCCCGGCGAATAG